Proteins from a genomic interval of Cyanobacterium sp. T60_A2020_053:
- a CDS encoding HAMP domain-containing histidine kinase, whose translation MSDTELKQELKATKIAYQNAVQNANFHAGFLGRVAHEIRAPLGSLMSLHQLILNDLCENPQEEKEFIKNAYDYAKKLLNLMDQVIEVSKLNVGKLSLDLKIIRSKEFLASLIRIMEIQAFNGNINLVLDQNMIDCFLYVDQEKLLQGFCYLLEVVIAHFELATILLSAESQDQNTTIKLSLPYDEYIFSESINFSELPLTEIEKLNQNPELSAGLKMSLASTLIEVMGGKITIQNIIPISTTLEVSFPNFETR comes from the coding sequence ATGAGTGACACTGAGTTAAAACAAGAGTTGAAAGCAACAAAAATAGCCTATCAAAATGCCGTACAAAATGCTAACTTTCATGCTGGTTTTTTAGGTAGAGTAGCGCACGAAATAAGAGCGCCCCTCGGCAGTTTAATGAGCTTACATCAGTTAATACTTAATGATTTGTGCGAAAATCCTCAAGAAGAAAAAGAGTTTATCAAAAATGCTTATGACTATGCTAAAAAACTACTTAATTTGATGGATCAAGTCATCGAAGTATCTAAACTTAATGTAGGTAAATTATCTTTAGATTTAAAAATTATTAGAAGTAAAGAGTTTCTGGCTTCTTTAATAAGAATAATGGAAATTCAAGCCTTTAATGGTAACATCAATCTAGTTTTAGATCAAAATATGATTGATTGTTTTCTTTATGTTGATCAAGAAAAACTACTGCAAGGATTCTGTTATTTACTAGAGGTAGTTATCGCTCATTTTGAGTTAGCTACTATTCTTTTAAGTGCTGAAAGTCAAGATCAAAACACTACTATTAAATTATCATTACCCTATGATGAATATATTTTTAGTGAGTCAATTAATTTTAGTGAATTGCCTTTGACAGAAATAGAGAAACTTAATCAAAATCCTGAATTATCTGCAGGACTGAAAATGAGTTTAGCTTCTACTTTAATAGAAGTAATGGGGGGAAAAATTACTATTCAAAATATTATCCCCATTTCAACTACTTTAGAGGTATCGTTTCCAAACTTTGAGACTCGGTAA
- a CDS encoding GNAT family N-acetyltransferase, with amino-acid sequence MNFSHIEFSTEKERIDLLQLLALYHKTAFWAENRCLEDLRIAITHSNPIVSVWDNQKLIGSARATSDGIYRATIWDVVIDPEYQGFGLGRKLVETIISHPLVNRVERVYLTTTHQQNFYRKIGFIENQTTTMVLQNNYLHTEDLFTESQSLETIPLK; translated from the coding sequence ATGAATTTTAGCCATATTGAATTTTCCACAGAAAAAGAAAGAATCGATTTATTGCAATTACTTGCTTTATATCATAAAACCGCTTTTTGGGCAGAAAATCGTTGTTTAGAAGATTTACGCATTGCCATTACCCACAGTAATCCCATTGTCTCGGTGTGGGATAACCAAAAGCTAATCGGTAGCGCCCGTGCCACTTCCGATGGGATTTATCGTGCTACCATTTGGGATGTTGTTATCGATCCAGAATATCAAGGCTTTGGCTTGGGGCGCAAATTAGTAGAAACTATTATTAGTCATCCTTTAGTTAACCGTGTGGAAAGAGTCTATTTAACTACTACCCATCAACAAAATTTCTATCGTAAAATCGGTTTTATCGAAAACCAAACTACTACAATGGTATTACAAAATAATTATCTTCATACCGAAGATTTATTTACCGAGTCTCAAAGTTTGGAAACGATACCTCTAAAGTAG
- a CDS encoding uracil-DNA glycosylase: MVNITLEELIQDIEKEAKREEFPLDLAIYQSAKKEATKPILYYGNLKSNICFFGRDLGRDEVMAGQPLIGQAGTLVRQVFYQAIHREKTNEQSKLNTIAERAILTNTVPYKPPENKAYSVKVKKRFRPFIEQFLTIHWQGNQIITLGTEAFKWYQNYSDKETFNNFWSNADQRYHQSIEVNLIATDKVGKSYQKKVTIYPLPHPSPLNQRYYNLFPAMLQARLSQLAF, from the coding sequence ATGGTAAATATAACTTTAGAAGAATTAATCCAAGACATCGAAAAAGAAGCAAAAAGGGAAGAATTTCCTCTCGATTTAGCTATATATCAATCAGCGAAAAAAGAAGCCACAAAACCTATTTTATATTATGGTAATCTAAAAAGTAATATTTGCTTTTTCGGTCGAGATTTAGGCAGAGATGAAGTTATGGCTGGTCAACCGTTAATCGGTCAAGCTGGTACATTAGTTCGCCAAGTATTTTATCAGGCTATCCACCGAGAAAAAACTAATGAGCAATCTAAATTAAATACCATTGCAGAAAGAGCAATTTTAACGAATACAGTGCCTTATAAACCACCTGAAAACAAAGCCTATTCGGTAAAAGTTAAAAAAAGATTTCGCCCTTTTATTGAACAATTTTTAACCATTCATTGGCAGGGAAATCAAATTATTACTTTAGGCACAGAAGCCTTCAAATGGTATCAAAACTATAGCGATAAAGAAACTTTTAATAATTTTTGGAGTAATGCCGATCAACGTTATCATCAAAGTATTGAGGTGAACCTAATTGCCACTGATAAAGTGGGCAAATCCTACCAAAAAAAAGTTACCATTTATCCTCTTCCCCATCCTTCGCCCCTCAACCAACGTTATTACAATCTTTTTCCTGCCATGCTACAAGCTCGTTTATCTCAATTAGCTTTTTAG